The DNA region tctttcccttagtatagttttagtatatgaatttcttttcctataatatatatcataaaataataaatgagccttctgaaacatggagtcaagattcccatctcatcctggggaccctcaaacCCCTCCACACTCACTCCTGTCTCCTGTGCTAATTTAGGTGATGGTGATGGACACGTCCGGCAGGCCAGGGACATCGCCCACCACCCTCCAGTGAGCCATGGTGAGTCTCTGCCTCTCCTGGGGGTTCCACCATCACTGGGCTCACCAAGAGCCCTCAGACAACTCTCCCATGTCTTACCCCTGCACTGCCAGGAATATGTGGGTTGTCTGATGGGCTGCAGCTACAACCTCAGGGgactctgctgcagctgtgtcctgggctCAGTGCTTGATGAGGGGCTCTTGCATGGGGAATTTTCCAGATAAAGCTCCAAACTGGAAAGTGATGCTTCATTGCTGGGAAGTGGTGATTAGTCACTTTCTTATTTTCAGTACACAGTTGGATGTGACAGAGTTACTGAGCTGGCTGGGTCAACATTGGCCCCTAAGGCCAAAGATCGGCCCTGCCTGGGTGGGGACAGCTGGTGACAGAGGCACTGCAAGTGGAGCAAATTCCTTCCCAGCAGTGTGTAGGTACACTCAGCTGTTTGTTGTATGAGGTACAGACACTTTGGAAAGGCCATAATCAAATCCAACAAGTCAGGAAAGCTCCAAAGAGCTACTTGGGTAAGGCCAGAGAGCAACAATGGCTTTTCCCTGTTGAGGTCCCAAGGGCTGATTTAATTGTAGGAAATATGGATGTCACAGCCCCCCTCTCTCTGGGGCAGAGCACTAAACCTCTGTGCTGTACCAGCAAGTGACTTTTTGCCCCAGATTTGCATTTGTCTGTGGTGATGCATCAACTGCACCACACAGGCAAATCCCTgaggctcagcccagcctgggtgGGGTCCCTGGGTGACAGAGATCCTGGCTTGGTCTCACCAGACTTTTTCACAGTGCGTTCCCATCACTTTGAACCCTGTCTCAGGAAGGTGTGAAGCTCAACTCCTGTGGTATTCACAAACTctttgaacagagagagacataattcactctcccaggatttttcctggggaaggcagtgagaaagctcagagagaGAAGGGAATTAACACAATCCTTATCTCTgcttgctgctcctgttgtttggcACATGTGGGATGTGTTATGGAGACTGTTCAGCAAAAGACATTTGTTAATTGGACTTTGCTGATGGTTGTTTGGACTGTGAGACCAATTGGATCAAAGCTGTGTCATAACTGAAAGGGTcatgggtttttctttagtatagtatagagTAGTACagagtatagtatagtataatataatagtacagtaataatataatatattaatataatataatataatataatataatataatataatataatataatataatataatataatataatataatataatataatataatttctttatattttattattatataataattatatatatatatattataatataatattattatatataataacatagtatagtgtaatataatatagctTAACAAAGCAATTGCTCAGCCTTCTGAATCATTGGAGTCAGAGCACATTACTCCCATGCCAATGGCACCCTGATTTGATAACGTCTTACACTGATCATGTAAGAGTTTATCAAGTCATTGATCATGCAAGATTTTGATTTACTCCTGTGAGCACATGGCAGGAATGCAGCCTAGGAATGTGTGTGCAGAAGGATTCAGACACAAAAGAAACGCCCCACTCTCAGGGGGATTCAATAACCATCTCTTGTTTGCAGCCTCAGGGTGGCCCAAGGACTGCAGTGAGATCCCGCGGGGAAGCCACAGCGGCGTGTACATCATCCAGCCCAAGGGGCTGCACCACCTGGTGGTGTACTGCGAGATGAACGTGACCCACGGGGGCTGGACCGTCATCCAGAGGAACCAGAGGGACACCCCGGTCACCTGGGCCGAGGCCTGGAGCACCTACAAGTTCGGCTTCGGGAACGTGCGCACCGAGTACTGGCTGGGCACCGAGTACATCCACCAGATTGCCAAGCAGAAGGTCTACCAGGTGAGGTTTGTCATCCAGGACTCTGCAGACAACCTCAGCTTCGCAGACTACAACCTGTTCAGCGTGGAGGACGAGGAGCACGGCTACCgcctcaggctgggctcctACAACGGCACGGCCGGCGACGCCATGACCTCAGACAACCCCAACAACATGCACGACAACATGAAATTCTCCACAAAGGACCAGGACCAGGACACCTACAGTAAGAACTGTGCCTACAGCTATGAGGGAGGGTGGTGGTACTCGTCCTGTTACTCCGTGCGGCTGAATTACAAGGGTGGCCTGACATGGGGCAACCTCTGCAAGGGGAACTGCAAATCCTCTCTTATCCTCATTAAACCAGCTTCTTATTGTTagtgcttcctcctcctcctgtccaCAGTGGACACTCTGCAAAGGCTCTGCACGGCCTAAGAGTGTGAGCCTCTCTGGAGCAGAGCGAGGAGCACAAGGGTAGCAGGGCTTTAATGAAATGCCACTTTACAGTCCCCCTCTCCATCTGCAGACtcccctctgctcagctccATTCCCCTGTGCTTGCCAATGATTCCTTGTTATTGTGTTCATAATCAAGAATTAAAACAACACTGATGAAATTTGTGGATTCCGCATGTACCTTCCCTGTAGGAGGAAAACACACAGCTCTGGAGTTACATCAGTTTCCTTGCTGTCTCCAGAACTCACAGAAAGCAATGCCCCAAATTTCCATGTACTCTGAGCCTCTCTGCAGTGTTTGATAAGGCATCCAATAAACATGCTTGCTTGAGCTCATTCTTCAGTAATGACATCTCTTCTGTACCTCTGATCTTCTCCCCTGAGACCCAATAAATCCCATGTCAGAAGCCAGAACTGGAGTCTTGAGGCTTACCATAGAATCAcagcctggtttgggttggaagggaccttaaaacccatctcattccaagccccctgccaggggtagggacaccttccactaaaccaggttactcagcctggagagagagaaagccTTGAGTGTTTCTCACGGATGTAAGAAAATTAAACCCAGTTACACTGTGATAAAGGCCCTGTgacctgcacagcacagggaggggatcCACAGAGCAACTCCAGCCTGGATTTGTGTTGGCTGGAAGAGCAGCCAGGGTTAGAAGCTGGTAGAGCAAGGAGACATGGCTGTTAGAGGGGCCCTGGAATTTTTCTTCTAGGCTGCTGAATCCCTGCATCATTCAGTGACCTTGTGGCAGCAGTTCCTGGTCCCAGTGGGGCAGCTTCTTCAGGGGACAAAGGGGCTGCACAGATGTGCCATGACAGGGTGCCCTGGTGACAGGGTGGCCCAGTGACAAAGGTGTCCCGGTGATAGTGTGTCCCACTGATAGTGTGTCCCGGTGACAGGGTGCCACAGGGATAGGGTGTCCCACTGATAGGGTGTCCCAGTGACAGGGGCTCTGGTGACAGGGTGTCCCAGTGACAGGGTGTCCCAGTGACAGGGGCTCTGGTGACAGGGTGCTCTGGTGACAGGGTGTCCCAGTGACAGGGTGCTCTGGTGATGGGGTATCCCAGTGACAGGGTGTCCCACGGCTCCCACCTCTCCTGAGCCAGTGGCTAACAGGGCACCAGGCTGTCCCAGGGCATGAGGAATGAAACTGCAGTGGCGGCAGGAGGGACTTGGTGTGCAGGATGTGCCCAGAGGGCTGTGGGGCCCTTGGGTGACAGTGATCCTGGCTTGGTCTCACCAGACATTTTCACAGTGGGGAGTACAGGGTGTGCACTAATGGTGCAGGATGCACAGAGCAGGGTGCAGGATCTGTGCAGTGGAGAGCagggtgcccacagcagggagcagggtgCTCACAGGGGGGAAAAGGTTGCCCAGAGCGGGGTGCAGGTTGTCCACAGTGGGTGCAGATTGCCCAGAGCGGGGAGCAGGATCTGTGCAGCGAGGAGCAGGGTACCCACAGCGGGTGGAAGGTGCGCACAGCGGGTGTAAGTTGTGCACAGCCGGGAGCAGGGTGCCCAGA from Zonotrichia albicollis isolate bZonAlb1 chromosome 22, bZonAlb1.hap1, whole genome shotgun sequence includes:
- the LOC102064140 gene encoding fibrinogen-like protein 1-like protein, which encodes MATQGLCLLLLTCLLALAASFPDVDIRNLYLLNGTMDDIMNAPPEPSQLGDGDGHVRQARDIAHHPPVSHASGWPKDCSEIPRGSHSGVYIIQPKGLHHLVVYCEMNVTHGGWTVIQRNQRDTPVTWAEAWSTYKFGFGNVRTEYWLGTEYIHQIAKQKVYQVRFVIQDSADNLSFADYNLFSVEDEEHGYRLRLGSYNGTAGDAMTSDNPNNMHDNMKFSTKDQDQDTYSKNCAYSYEGGWWYSSCYSVRLNYKGGLTWGNLCKGNCKSSLILIKPASYC